The region AAATCCTGTCAATTATTGTAAATTTGACAGAACTTTTTTAGAGAGGAGGGATAAAATGAGATGGTGATTAATTTAAGAAATTATTGGTAATGGAAAAGCAATTGTCATCCATTACCAAAATTGGGTTATCGATTTCTGGGTTTAATCTACTACTGCATAATACTCTTTAATAAAGAACAACTAAATGCACTATTTTGAGGATTAACTACAACATTTTTAGCCAGAGATTCATTGATAAAATTGATAAAAATTAGGAATTATGCAAATATCACAATGCTTGGTGTGTGACGCTATAAGTTTCATGACTAATACCAATTTTTTATGAAGCTGCATAGAATCAGATCCCCTTGAGCATCCCCTTCAAAAGGAGGGAACCGGAAAAACATATATCAAAGTCCCCCTTTTTAAGGGGAGCCACTGCGTTGCGGAGGTTCCCTCCGTTGTAGCAAGTGGCGTGGATTTAGGGGGATCGAAATATGTGCAACTTCACATTAAATTGGTATAAGTTCAAATAATTTTGCAGTGTCACACACCCCACAGAAAAGTAGAGACGTTGCGTGCAACGTCTCTACTTCATTTATAAAAGTGAGTCAGCCTTAGTTAACTGCGCGAGATGGAATACCTTGCCAATGGCTTTGAAATGGTAGCATTTCACCTTTCATCACTAGAGATAAAGCATCTAATTTTGCTCCAGCTTCCATTTCCGAGTCATATAGAACTACAGAACGAGGCCCAACACTACAACCACGACCGATTCTTAATTTGGACATTTTCATCACGCGGTCTTCAAACAAATGAGTTTGCAGAGATACCAAATTAGCGATCGCCGCATCATCAGCAACCCGCACTAAATCAAACTCGGTTAAATACGTAGTCTCCATGTAAACTCGGCGACCGATTTTTGCCCCAAATAAACCTAAAAGCGGTGCTAACAATGGTGTCCCAGTAAACCATCTGAGTAAAAATGGTACAGCGACAGTTTCATATAAGCCAGTAATAAACTCTGTACGACGCACAAAGATAGACCACAAAGGCTCTACACGCGGTCGATAGCGTCCAACTACTATCCATTTCAATATCGCCACGAAAAGAGTTACCAAAAACGAAGAGGCTATAAATAGTCCTGGTGACAAAACTATCAGCATTGGTGTTGATACTTTTGATGTCAACCAAGCTAACCCGACAAGATTCTCAATGAACAGCACATATATAAGGGTTAGTGGTAAAACAATCCGCACAAACTCAATAGCAAGACGACCAAAAACCAGTTTTAGAGGTGGACGGAAAGTCACTCTTTCATCAAAACACTCATCTTGCTGACGACGTGGAAGGAAAATTGCTGGTGAACCAAGCCATGATGAACCAGAAGATACTGGTTGATTAGGAGGTACAGACAACACCCCAATTAAGCTATGATCCCCAAGATATGTGCTGCTAGGGACTAAAGCAGCGTTACCCACAAAGGAACGACTACCAATTTCAGTAGCTCCCAAGGCAAAGAAGCCATTGTAATATTTAGCCGCACCAATCGTAGCAAAGTCAGCCACAAAACTTTCACTACCCAATCTCAGCAAGTCTGGATCAATCTGCGATACAGTCGAAACTTCTGATCTCGGCCCGACTTTCGCCCCCAACAGACGCAGCCAAGGCATAGTATAAAGGGTGGCGTAGAGCGTATTAGTTAGTGACAAACTCGTAAACATAAATTTGTCAGCCAGCCACTTACGCAAACCAAAACCAGAATTTTCTGGAAAAATCCCAGGACGAGTATTGGGCATTACCAACCACTTACCAAAGGCGACTACAGCACAGGTTGTCAGTCCATACAATAAACCGGCAATGGGTGTGTATAAAAGACCTTTGAGCAGTTGTCCTTGGGATACCGCGTACTCAAAAATTAACCCTGGAGTGAAAATAATAAAGGGTAGAGCATCAAGCAAGATAAATCCAGCGACAAAACCCATCCAAAGTCTTGGCGACAATTGCACCGAGGGGGTTTTGCGGTAGTTCATTTCCTTCAAAATCGGATCAGCATCGGTAATTGGTTGGGAGGGCGACCCAGCCCAAACCTGATAATCTGGAATCACTTGGTCTTGTGCTACTAAAGACTGTTCATCTAACTGCACTCCCCGACCTACATGACTACCAAGCATGACTACTGAATTAGTCCCAATAAAGCTATTAGCCTCAATCTTGATGGGTGCTTGATATAACCATCCATCTTCCACTATAAAAGGCTGTACCTGAACACCATAGCCAATACTCACCCCGTCTTCAATTGTGATTAAATCAGGCAGATGTAAATCTTTCGTGCCGATATGACAGCCTTCACCAATCTTTCCACCCAATAACCGCATATATAAGGGCATGAGAGGCGAACCAGCTAGATAATCAAGTGGGGCAATATCTATAGTTTTTCTCACTAACCACCAACGGCAATAATACCAACCCCACAAGGGATAGCGGCCTGGACGAAACTTACCAATGAGCAACCATTTAGCGATGATTGGGAGTGTGAGACTCATCACAAACCACATCATAGAAAATATGCTGATTTCCGCAAAAACTACCAGTGGTGATGACCATTCATGAAAGTCCTCTAACAGTAAGATGAATGGCATTCCGAAAACGATAAAGAGGACATAGAGCATAACTATTTGTATGCTCCCACTCAACCAGACTCGCAAGTTACTATGATGTCTAACTGTACGTGGATTTGACCGAACAGATGCACTATGTTGTTTTTGGATGCTTTCGATGTGATTGGCAAGCGATCGGATAGTTGTGTGGGAATATAAATCAGCAATAGAAAGATACTGTAATGTTGGTTGCTGTCTCAAGTTAGAGATGATACGCGCCGCAAAAAGAGAATGACCACCTAAATCAGCAAAGAAGTCTTCTTCAACAGATATATGATCATTGCCGAAAATCTGACCCCAAGCATTAGCTAGTTCTTGTTCAAGCTCTGTAGCTGGTGGCACATATAAACCAGAGTTTTTGCTGACTCTCTTAGTCGTGGGATTTGGTAGCTGTGAACGGTCAGCTTTACCATTGGGTAATGTGGGAATCGCATCCAAAATTTCAAGGAATGCTGGCACCATGTAGTTAGGCAGACGGCTACTCAGCGAGTTATACAGGCGATGTTTGAGAGCTTGAGAATCAGTGACAGGAATATGTAGTGTGATATAAGCAACTAATTCTTTGTCTGCATCATTAATAGATACCAGGGAGACAATAGCATTCTCTACTTCTTGATCTTCTAGTAAAACTGCTTCAATTTCTGTTAGTTCGATACGATAACCCCGAATTTTAACTTGATGGTCAATGCGCCCTAAATATTCTATTTCACCATCTGGGGTAAATCGACCTAAATCACCACTACGATATAGTTTTTCTTCTTTCTCACCTACAGTAAAGGGGTTGGGGATGAACTTAGCGGCAGTTTTTTCGGGAAGATTTACATAACCTTGGGTGACACCAATTCCCCCAATGCAGATTTCTCCAATCTCACCTGGTGGAACTTCTTGTAGATGCTCATCGAGGATATAAACACTGTAGTATGGTAGGGGTTTACCGATAGTGACTGGTTTGTCTGGGACTAATTCCGTCCACAAAGCTGTAACTGTTGTTTCGGTCGGGCCGTAAGTATTCAGCATCCGCCGTCCCCCAATACTCCAACGCTTCACTAAATCCTGGGGACAGGCTTCACCGCCGACTATTAAAGTATGGATGGAGGGGACATCTTTATCTACTGTTGCTAGGAGGGTAGGAACACAGTAGAGCATTGTTACCTGCTGTTCAATCAAGAAATCAGCCAAGTCTGAGCCGATTTTGCGATGGTCGGTAGGGCCGACAATCAAAGTAGCTCCCACAGCGAAGGTAGGCCAAATTTCCTCAATGGAGAAATCAAAGGCGATGATAATCCCTTGATAAATGCGATCGCAACTCTTTACGCCATAGATTGGTGTACAAATAGAGATAAAGCTGCATATATTAGAGTGATTGACAGCTACACCTTTAGGTCTGCCAGTCGAGCCGGAAGTATAGATAATGTAACAGAGTTCGTCTTGTGCATCTGACAACAAAATCCGCGTTTTTGGCTGTTTGGCAATATCTTCAGCTACAGCATCCAACATCAAAACTTGACAGCCAACCCCAGCAGTTAGTTCACTGAATTTTGTGGTACTAATCAGTAAATTCAGAGATGCGTTTTCTGCAATAAAGGTGATTCTATCTTGGGGAAAGGAGGCATCTAGAGGGATGAAAGCCGCACCACTCTTGAGTATAGCCAGCAACGTCACATAGGTATTAATTGAGCGTTCCAACAGAATACCAATTCTGTCCCCTTGATTGATACCTTGATTGACTAAGTAATTAGCCAACTTATTGGCTCGTAGATCAAGTTCTCCATAAGTGAGCAACTCGGCATCACATATCAAAGCCACAGCATCAGGATCAATATCACATCGATTTTCAAAAAAGTAATGCAGACGTTGTGGTATTTCTGTGTGACTAAAATTGTCAAACTGAGTATTGAAAGAGTTGACAATTTTGTAATTATTTGGTCTATTTGACTGATGATATCTAGTTTCCATGCCAAATCTTTCCAATGATCATCATAGCTAGTGAGTGGTTTGAGAAAGTGGGCGATCGCTATCCTATTAATTGAGGTTTACTCACTAAAATTGCAGGAGAAATCCCCTGCAATGGCGAGTCTAGAAACTTGTATTAGCGCAAAAATATTTGTTTCTTACTTTATCCCTCTTGCGGTTGAGGCTCAGAATCTAACACTCCGCGCTCAAACAAAACATTCAGATAACAAGATATTCTTGCTGATGTCACTCCTTTAAGAGTTAACAACTCTGTAATCTCTGCGGTTGTATACTGACCGTGGTGAATTAAAGCACCTAACTCCTGCCATAACACATCATGGTGAAATTTAAAAGTTTTAATGCGAGTTGAGAGTTGAAAACCATCCACCAGAGTTTGATAATTCAGATCACGCCGGAAGCGGATCAAGTCGCTAGGTCTGAGGATTCGCGGCATATGATCCTGAATCATCCTTTCAATCAAAATCTTCAGGTCATCAGCATCTACAAAAGTGCCTTGATCATAAACCATATAACCCAATGGCCAGCGTTCATCAGCATTACAAGGGCTAATCAGCTTGACACTGCGCTCCACCATATTAAATAAAAATCCTGACACACAAGCAATTGTTCCTTGTCTGTGAGCCTCTTCATCTCCTTGACCTTTTTGCAGGTTTGCTTGTCGCTGTCTCCCTGCATGAGCTTTAACAGCATTTTCTGCCTCTTCATTGAGAAAATTCATCTGCACATTCAACAGTTCTTCATCGCTAAACTCTTGATAAACTCTGTCTAACATCTTCAAAGACAGAATTGAAAAGCGATTGCAGATACCATTTTTCTCTTTTGAGAGTTTTAAAATTGCCCGTGTTTGCTCAACATTTTTCAGAGGTTGAGCAGTCGTCATCTGGGGGAGAGAACCAGTAATGGCGTGAAAATCATGGCAAAACTTTTCATAATCTGGGTTATCTAGAGGATCAGTAGCCCAATAGCAAAAACCTTTCCCAGCCGCAGAACCTAAAAAGTCTGTGATGACTTCTAGCACGCCGCGCCATAATTGAGCATTTTCGGGAGTATATAAGAAAATATCGCTAAATTTCAGTGCAGATACAGCACAGAATCGACATCCCACAGAACAACCCTTGCTCAATTCAAAACAAACTGGGATGTGTTGAATTACTTTGTGAACAGCTAAGTTAAATTGGCTGGCGGTACGTGCAATTTGTCTTTCCCGCCATGCACGAATATTTAAGTGACTAACATCAGAATCGATATCTGTTACTTTATCTAAGCGATCAAAAAATGCCTGACTTAGTGTTAGCAGTGGAAAATCTGATATATTTTTACAGTTTTTATCCCATTTAGGTCTGACATCTTCAGGATTTAGTTTCAACCCATAGCGCAAAAATGCACTGTAAGGATCTTCAACGACTTGTTCCCGAAATTTACTATCTGCTTCCCAATGTTCTTGAAACCGCTTAACTTGACTAAATTTACTTAGGAGTTGCGGATCAACCTGATCGATAGTTTGAAAACTATCGTGGTAATCTAAACAAAATTCTTTAATGTTAAAAGAACGTGCAATTATTTCTTGTCGTAACTCTTCAGTGTGCATCATAATTGGTAAATATATCATCAGGCTTAGTGTAGACTGTAGCTTTTGAGATTTTCAAAGGTTTCAAAAACCCTCTAAATTTGAGGCTCAGAGTCTAAAACCCCACGCTCAAATAAAAGATTGAGATAGTAAGATGTTTGTGTCGCTAACACACCTTTATTCGTAAAAAATTGGGTAATCTCTGCGGTTGTGTGATTACCTTGATGGATTAAAACCCCTAACTCTTTCCACAAAGAATCATGACGGAACTTGAAGGTTTTAACATGGGTAGAAAGTTGAAAGCCATCAACAAGAGCTTCATACTTCAGATCAGGACGAAAGCGTAACACATCGCCTAGTCTCACTGTCTGCGGCATATTATCCCGAATCATTCGCTCAATCAAACTCTTGAGGTCATCAGCATCTACGAAAGTTCCTTGATCATAGACTATATAACCTAATGGCCATCGTTCATTGGCATTACAAGGGCTAATCAGCTTGACACTACGCTCCACCATGTTAAATAAAAATCCTGATACACAAGCAATTGTTCCTTGTGCATGAGGTTCTTCATCTCCTTGACTTTTTTGGAGGTTTATTTCTCGTTGTCTCCCTGCATGAGCTTTAACAGAATCTTCTGCCTCTTCATTCAGAAAATTCATTTGCACATTCAACAGATCTTCATCGCTAAACTCTTGATAAACTCTGTCCAACATCTTCAAAGACAGAATTGAGAAACGATTGCATACACCGTTTTTCTCTCTTGAGTATCTTAAAATCGAGCGTAGACGGTCTGGATACTTTAACGGTTGACTAGTTGTAGTCCGGGGGAAAAATCCCGTAATCGCATGAAAATCAAGACAAAATTTTTCATAGTCTGGGTTATCTAGGGGATCAGTCGCCCAATAGCAAAAGCCAGCACCCGCAGAAGTTCCTAAAAAACCTGTCATCACTTCTAATACTTCACGCCACAATTTGGAATTTTCAGGAGTGTATAAGAATATCTCAGTGAGAGGGGGTGCTGATACAGCACAGAATCGGCATCCTACTGAACAACCCTTGCAAAGTTCAAAAGAAACTGGAGCATGAATAACAATTTGGTTAACCAATGGTTGAAACTGACTAGCAGTACGTACAATTTGCCTTTCTCGCCATTGTCGAATATAGATATTACTGGGAGCAGTCTTTAAGTGGATATTTTGTAAATAGTCCAACCTTTCAAAGAACTCATTACTCAATTTCAAGAGTGGAAACTCTAATAGTCCTTGTTCCCACTTGCTATTGCAATCTTCATCCCATATTGGTCTGACATCTTCAGGATGTAATTTCAAACCGTGGCGCACAAAGGCACTATGAGGATCTGTAAAAACTTGTTGACGAAACTCTACGTCTACTTCCCAACGTTCTTTAAACCGCTTGATTTGACTAAATTTAGCTAGTAATTTTTGATCGATTGTGGTGAAATCTGCATGGTGATCTATATCGTATTCTGTAATATCAAAAGGTGGAAAAATAAATTCTGCTTTCATTTGATGATTTAGTTCTTGAGTTGACATAAACATTGGGAATTATATTAACTATTACAAAATTTTATAATTAATAACAATCAAATTAAATGTGATGAATGACTAAATCTTTTTCTCAGAAAGATTTTTAACGCTTTAGTTTCCTTATGTTCTTAAAATTTTCTGATACTTTGAAAGCTAGAGATGAATTCGTAATTCAGTATAGGTAGAGGAGAATGTAAACTCCACTATAGTCTGATGTTTACATTCTCCTAATATCGAGTTTGCAATTAATGCTGACTCAATTCAAAAGATGTGTTAATGATGTTGAAATTTATCGTGAGAATCTCTATTATTCTCACTTATTCGTCAGCTTTTATTTTGCTGCTATCAACAAAATTAACCTATGATAAAGACCCTGCCTCTCTTTCTAGTTGCTACATAGCCACCAGCAACTTGCTCTAATGCCTCATCGCTTAGTTCTTCTTCCACACCTGGTACTGGTGGAATCACTAGATAGATGTTGTTATTATCTTCTTCAAACACATGAATCTGCAAATTATCAGGCATAGTTGTTCCCAATTCTTTGGCTATAGCTGCTTTGGGATTAGATAATAACTCTTGTCTAAATGCAGCATCCTGCCAAGTTTTTGCAGCGATTTGTGCGTTAAACTCATGACGTGAAAATTCTTGTCCTGACATGAAATTACTCCTGAATTGAGGTTAAATTTACAAAAAGTGTATGTATGATTTACTCCCATAGGTTCTGCCAATCCTTGGTAATTTATAGATCATCCTTAAGAATCGTCAGATATATGGGGTGAGTATCGACTTAAATCACATAAACTTAACTCATCAACTATTAACAATGCTTATTTATCTAGTTTTTGCTTAGGTTTATGCTAGCAAGTTTATTTGATTATGCTGTTAATCGCTCATCCCTTAGCAATAACTAATTTGACACATTCTTGTTGATGAATTTTTTATTTGGTCTAAGTTGATAATTAAATAATATAGTAATTTCCTAATGGGAATAATGCACAATCATTTGATCTGAATACACATTTTGTAGATAAAGTTTTGATTTATAAAAATAAAAAATACCTAATTTCTTATAGTAAT is a window of Aulosira sp. FACHB-615 DNA encoding:
- a CDS encoding NHLP leader peptide family RiPP precursor, translated to MSGQEFSRHEFNAQIAAKTWQDAAFRQELLSNPKAAIAKELGTTMPDNLQIHVFEEDNNNIYLVIPPVPGVEEELSDEALEQVAGGYVATRKRGRVFIIG
- a CDS encoding radical SAM family RiPP maturation amino acid epimerase, which encodes MMHTEELRQEIIARSFNIKEFCLDYHDSFQTIDQVDPQLLSKFSQVKRFQEHWEADSKFREQVVEDPYSAFLRYGLKLNPEDVRPKWDKNCKNISDFPLLTLSQAFFDRLDKVTDIDSDVSHLNIRAWRERQIARTASQFNLAVHKVIQHIPVCFELSKGCSVGCRFCAVSALKFSDIFLYTPENAQLWRGVLEVITDFLGSAAGKGFCYWATDPLDNPDYEKFCHDFHAITGSLPQMTTAQPLKNVEQTRAILKLSKEKNGICNRFSILSLKMLDRVYQEFSDEELLNVQMNFLNEEAENAVKAHAGRQRQANLQKGQGDEEAHRQGTIACVSGFLFNMVERSVKLISPCNADERWPLGYMVYDQGTFVDADDLKILIERMIQDHMPRILRPSDLIRFRRDLNYQTLVDGFQLSTRIKTFKFHHDVLWQELGALIHHGQYTTAEITELLTLKGVTSARISCYLNVLFERGVLDSEPQPQEG
- a CDS encoding Pls/PosA family non-ribosomal peptide synthetase, whose protein sequence is METRYHQSNRPNNYKIVNSFNTQFDNFSHTEIPQRLHYFFENRCDIDPDAVALICDAELLTYGELDLRANKLANYLVNQGINQGDRIGILLERSINTYVTLLAILKSGAAFIPLDASFPQDRITFIAENASLNLLISTTKFSELTAGVGCQVLMLDAVAEDIAKQPKTRILLSDAQDELCYIIYTSGSTGRPKGVAVNHSNICSFISICTPIYGVKSCDRIYQGIIIAFDFSIEEIWPTFAVGATLIVGPTDHRKIGSDLADFLIEQQVTMLYCVPTLLATVDKDVPSIHTLIVGGEACPQDLVKRWSIGGRRMLNTYGPTETTVTALWTELVPDKPVTIGKPLPYYSVYILDEHLQEVPPGEIGEICIGGIGVTQGYVNLPEKTAAKFIPNPFTVGEKEEKLYRSGDLGRFTPDGEIEYLGRIDHQVKIRGYRIELTEIEAVLLEDQEVENAIVSLVSINDADKELVAYITLHIPVTDSQALKHRLYNSLSSRLPNYMVPAFLEILDAIPTLPNGKADRSQLPNPTTKRVSKNSGLYVPPATELEQELANAWGQIFGNDHISVEEDFFADLGGHSLFAARIISNLRQQPTLQYLSIADLYSHTTIRSLANHIESIQKQHSASVRSNPRTVRHHSNLRVWLSGSIQIVMLYVLFIVFGMPFILLLEDFHEWSSPLVVFAEISIFSMMWFVMSLTLPIIAKWLLIGKFRPGRYPLWGWYYCRWWLVRKTIDIAPLDYLAGSPLMPLYMRLLGGKIGEGCHIGTKDLHLPDLITIEDGVSIGYGVQVQPFIVEDGWLYQAPIKIEANSFIGTNSVVMLGSHVGRGVQLDEQSLVAQDQVIPDYQVWAGSPSQPITDADPILKEMNYRKTPSVQLSPRLWMGFVAGFILLDALPFIIFTPGLIFEYAVSQGQLLKGLLYTPIAGLLYGLTTCAVVAFGKWLVMPNTRPGIFPENSGFGLRKWLADKFMFTSLSLTNTLYATLYTMPWLRLLGAKVGPRSEVSTVSQIDPDLLRLGSESFVADFATIGAAKYYNGFFALGATEIGSRSFVGNAALVPSSTYLGDHSLIGVLSVPPNQPVSSGSSWLGSPAIFLPRRQQDECFDERVTFRPPLKLVFGRLAIEFVRIVLPLTLIYVLFIENLVGLAWLTSKVSTPMLIVLSPGLFIASSFLVTLFVAILKWIVVGRYRPRVEPLWSIFVRRTEFITGLYETVAVPFLLRWFTGTPLLAPLLGLFGAKIGRRVYMETTYLTEFDLVRVADDAAIANLVSLQTHLFEDRVMKMSKLRIGRGCSVGPRSVVLYDSEMEAGAKLDALSLVMKGEMLPFQSHWQGIPSRAVN
- a CDS encoding radical SAM family RiPP maturation amino acid epimerase — its product is MSTQELNHQMKAEFIFPPFDITEYDIDHHADFTTIDQKLLAKFSQIKRFKERWEVDVEFRQQVFTDPHSAFVRHGLKLHPEDVRPIWDEDCNSKWEQGLLEFPLLKLSNEFFERLDYLQNIHLKTAPSNIYIRQWRERQIVRTASQFQPLVNQIVIHAPVSFELCKGCSVGCRFCAVSAPPLTEIFLYTPENSKLWREVLEVMTGFLGTSAGAGFCYWATDPLDNPDYEKFCLDFHAITGFFPRTTTSQPLKYPDRLRSILRYSREKNGVCNRFSILSLKMLDRVYQEFSDEDLLNVQMNFLNEEAEDSVKAHAGRQREINLQKSQGDEEPHAQGTIACVSGFLFNMVERSVKLISPCNANERWPLGYIVYDQGTFVDADDLKSLIERMIRDNMPQTVRLGDVLRFRPDLKYEALVDGFQLSTHVKTFKFRHDSLWKELGVLIHQGNHTTAEITQFFTNKGVLATQTSYYLNLLFERGVLDSEPQI